The following are encoded together in the Vigna angularis cultivar LongXiaoDou No.4 chromosome 9, ASM1680809v1, whole genome shotgun sequence genome:
- the LOC108346807 gene encoding UPF0481 protein At3g47200, whose product METSIEHHIQHIINIPEVMEPALWPECCIYKVPTSLLKVKVVAYTPLLVSIGPVHHKNAQLEEMHEQKQRYFHFFWARLSQMSKLDLLQYKALLELEEKNLRRCYQKKFPDISKEQFVEIMLLDAVFIMELFLRQSRKWEHKEDYLITQGCIGKSIQCDLMLLENQLPMIVLEKLYDNVVPSNVKSHARFINLAHEYFGSYYPHEQSSENKFEQRKWEKSLHFTDLIRNSYLPKNLSIQKNYNLKECVLRTATKLNEAGISFDMAQDRSLLDVKFEKKRFFSWFLCLGCLPCCKLFKARFLIPQLKVDHTTECVLRNLIAFEQCHYPEEPYICNYVSLIDSLIHTKDDAELLVEKEIIVHELGSDQELANLVNDLCKHMVTNSTCYHQIMEDVNEHYNNDWKWAMGTLRWVYFRDPWRSSSTIVGVAVLIFTAFNFYRVTDLLF is encoded by the coding sequence ATGGAGACTTCTATTGAACATCACATCCAACACATAATTAACATTCCAGAAGTGATGGAGCCTGCACTGTGGCCAGAATGTTGTATCTACAAGGTACCAACTAGTCTTTTGAAGGTGAAAGTGGTGGCCTACACTCCTCTGTTGGTCTCAATTGGCCCTGTCCACCATAAGAATGCTCAACTAGAGGAAATGCATGAGCAGAAACAAagatattttcatttcttttgggCACGCCTAAGCCAAATGAGCAAGCTTGATTTGCTGCAGTACAAAGCCTTACTTGAACTAGAAGAGAAAAACCTACGCCGTTGTTACCAAAAGAAATTCCCTGATATCAGCAAGGAGCAATTTGTGGAGATAATGTTGTTGGATGCTGTGTTCATCATGGAGCTGTTTCTGAGACAATCAAGAAAATGGGAACACAAGGAGGACTATCTAATAACTCAAGGTTGTATTGGAAAAAGTATCCAGTGTGACTTGATGCTGCTTGAGAACCAGCTTCCAATGATAGTGTTGGAAAAACTATATGATAATGTTGTCCCAAGCAATGTCAAAAGCCACGCTAGATTTATTAACCTTGCTCATGAGTACTTTGGATCTTATTATCCTCATGAACAATCTTCAGAAAACAAGTTCGAGCAAAGAAAGTGGGAGAAATCACTGCATTTCACTGATCTAATTCGAAATTCCTATCTCCCAAAGAACCTGAGCATTCAGAAAAACTATAATCTTAAGGAGTGTGTACTAAGGACTGCAACAAAGTTGAATGAGGCTGGGATAAGCTTTGACATGGCTCAAGACAGATCCTTACTTGATGTCAAGTTTGAGAAGAAACGATTCTTCAGCTGGTTTCTTTGCTTGGGTTGTTTGCCATGCTGCAAGTTGTTCAAAGCTCGGTTTCTGATCCCCCAGTTGAAAGTAGACCACACAACAGAGTGTGTTCTGAGGAACCTAATAGCATTTGAGCAGTGTCACTATCCTGAAGAACCTTACATCTGCAACTATGTTTCTCTGATtgactctcttattcacaccaAAGATGATGCAGAGTTGCTGGTTGAGAAAGAAATTATTGTCCATGAACTGGGGAGTGATCAAGAACTGGCAAATCTGGTTAATGATCTTTGCAAACATATGGTGACAAATTCAACATGCTACCACCAGATCATGGAAGATGTTAATGAACACTACAACAATGATTGGAAATGGGCAATGGGGACATTGAGGTGGGTTTACTTCAGAGACCCTTGGAGAAGCAGTTCTACTATAGTGGGGGTTGCTGTCCTAATATTCACTGCCTTCAACTTCTACCGTGTTACTGATCTACTCTTTTAG
- the LOC108347418 gene encoding UPF0481 protein At3g47200, with translation MAHAYKTCGSSLSETEFEMVKHIIDMPELEELRLSECSIYKVPYNLRKVNEDAYTPEWISIGPIHLTKNQLKPMQEHKKSYFHFFWERVSNEQAMKSFKHYLQDKEENIRECYADKFPDITREKFVDMMLLDAVFIMELLLRNCHWKSERIKHEHDYKQTKSFRVKHSDDLILTQSWLSKNITRDLILLENQIPFFVLQRLYDTVVPSDSKKDEHNAGFVDLAIEYFAFYDTQMSSSDETKRVLDKNQSRKNYFSGSLRGSKKHSKSKNKDRCNKSTKHFTDLIRYFYLPTDWGRSNDSALHVLRTATKLQESGVSFEKHLNRRLLDITFEKKPFLSSFLCFGCLPYLNHFKARFRIPQLKVDHTTECVLRNLIAFEQCHYPDKPYICNYVNLIDSLIHTQLDVELLVEREVIVHELGSDKEVATLVNSLSKHVVTNSTCYFETINELNKHYQNVWNRTMAALWLVYFRDPWRASSTLVGIAFIVFAAFQFVRAIHSLFGR, from the exons ATGGCACATGCTTACAAAACCTGTGGTTCTTCACTGTCTGAAACCGAATTTGAGATGGTGAAACACATCATCGACATGCCAGAGCTGGAGGAGCTAAGGTTGTCCGAGTGCAGCATCTACAAGGTTCCTTACAATCTCCGAAAGGTGAACGAGGATGCCTACACTCCCGAGTGGATCTCAATTGGCCCAATTCATCTCACCAAAAACCAACTCAAGCCAATGCAAGAACACAAGAAAAGCTACTTCCACTTCTTCTGGGAACGTGTCTCAAACGAACAAGCCATGAAGAGCTTCAAGCACTACCTCCaagacaaggaagaaaacatcAGAGAATGTTATGCAGACAAATTCCCTGACATCACCAGAGAGAAGTTCGTCGACATGATGCTGCTCGATGCAGTGTTCATCATGGAACTCTTGCTGAGGAACTGTCACTGGAAATCTGAGAGAATCAAGCACGAGCACGATTACAAGCAGACCAAATCGTTTAGGGTGAAACACAGTGATGATCTCATCTTGACACAGTCATGGCTCAGCAAGAACATCACAAGGGACTTGATTTTGTTGGAGAATCAGATACCCTTTTTTGTGCTTCAGAGACTCTATGACACTGTTGTCCCTAGTGACAGCAAGAAGGATGAACACAATGCAGGGTTTGTTGATCTTGCCATCGAGTACTTTGCGTTCTATGACACCCAGATGTCTTCTTCTGATGAAACCAAACGTGTTCTTGACAAGAACCAGTCAAGGAAAAACTACTTCAGTGGCTCACTCCGAGGTTCCAAGAAACATTCTAAGTCAAAGAACAAAGATAGGTGCAACAAGAGCACTAAGCACTTCACTGATCTGATAAG GTACTTTTACCTTCCAACAGATTGGGGTCGCAGTAATGATTCTGCACTTCATGTGCTAAGAACGGCAACAAAGTTGCAAGAATCAGGAGTGAGCTTTGAGAAGCATCTGAACAGAAGGTTGCTAGACATAACCTTTGAGAAGAAGCCATTTCTGAGTTCCTTTCTCTGCTTTGGTTGCTTGCCATACTTGAACCACTTCAAGGCACGTTTTAGGATCCCCCAGTTGAAGGTGGATCACACAACAGAATGTGTGCTGAGGAACCTCATTGCCTTTGAGCAGTGCCACTATCCTGATAAGCCTTACATTTGCAACTACGTCAATCTCATCGACTCTCTCATACACACTCAGCTTGATGTGGAGTTGCTGGTTGAAAGGGAAGTGATCGTGCATGAGTTGGGGAGTGACAAGGAAGTGGCAACCCTTGTCAATAGTCTGAGCAAACATGTTGTGACAAACTCAACGTGTTACTTTGAGACTATCAATGAACTGAACAAGCATTACCAGAATGTTTGGAACCGCACCATGGCTGCTCTTTGGTTGGTGTACTTCAGAGACCCTTGGAGAGCAAGTTCCACTTTGGTAGGCATTGCTTTCATTGTTTTCGCTGCTTTCCAGTTCGTACGTGCTATTCATTCACTGTTTGGGCGATAA
- the LOC108347419 gene encoding obtusifoliol 14-alpha demethylase — translation MEIDSRFLSTGLLLVATILVAKLISAFIVPKSRKRVPPVVKGWPLIGGLVRFLKGPIFMLREEYPKLGGVFTLKLFHKNITFLIGPEVSAHFFKAPETDLSQQEVYQFNVPTFGPGVVFDVDYSVRQEQFRFFTEALRVNKLKSYVNQMVAEAEDYFSKWGPSGEVDLKYELEHLIILTASRCLLGREVRDKLFDDVSALFHDLDNGMLPISVLFPYLPIPAHKRRDQARTKLANIFATIIASRKSASKSEDDMLQCFIDSKYKDGRPTTEAEVTGLLIAALFAGQHTSSITSTWTGAYLLCNNKYLSAVQEEQKQLMEKHGDRVDHDVLAEMDVLYRCIKEALRLHPPLIMLLRSSHSDFSVTTREGKEYDIPKGHIIATSPAFANRLGHIFKDPDRYDPDRFSVGREEDKVAGAFSYISFGGGRHGCLGEPFAYLQIKAIWTHLLRNFELELVSPFPEIDWNAMVVGVKGKVMVRYKRKVLSVNQ, via the exons ATGGAGATTGATAGCAGGTTTTTGAGCACTGGCCTCCTCCTGGTTGCCACAATCCTTGTGGCAAAACTCATTTCAGCCTTCATAGTGCCCAAATCCAGGAAGAGGGTACCCCCAGTTGTGAAGGGGTGGCCCTTGATTGGAGGGCTTGTCCGTTTCCTCAAAGGTCCAATCTTTATGCTCCGTGAGGAGTACCCTAAGCTTGGGGGTGTCTTCACCCTCAAACTCTTCCACAAGAACATCACCTTCCTCATTGGCCCTGAGGTATCCGCACACTTCTTCAAGGCTCCAGAGACTGATCTCAGCCAGCAAGAGGTGTACCAATTCAATGTGCCAACTTTTGGACCTGGGGTGGTCTTTGATGTTGACTACTCTGTGAGACAGGAACAGTTCAGGTTCTTCACTGAGGCTCTTAGGGTCAACAAGCTCAAGAGCTATGTCAATCAGATGGTTGCAGAAGCAGAG GACTATTTCTCAAAGTGGGGACCAAGTGGTGAGGTTGATTTGAAGTATGAGCTTGAGCATCTTATTATCTTGACAGCCAGTAGATGTCTCTTGGGACGTGAAGTTCGGGACAAGCTCTTTGATGATGTCTCTGCACTGTTCCATGATCTTGATAATGGGATGCTTCCAATCAGTGTGCTCTTCCCATACCTGCCTATCCCAGCTCACAAGCGCCGTGATCAGGCACGCACGAAGCTAGCTAATATCTTTGCTACCATCATAGCTTCTCGCAAGAGTGCCAGCAAATCAGAAGATGACATGCTGCAGTGCTTCATCGACTCAAAATACAAAGATGGCCGCCCAACAACTGAAGCTGAAGTGACTGGACTCCTCATTGCTGCTCTTTTTGCTGGTCAACACACAAGTTCAATTACCTCCACTTGGACTGGTGCATATCTGCTGTGTAACAACAAGTACCTTTCAGCTGTGCAGGAGGAGCAAAAGCAGTTGATGGAAAAGCATGGGGACAGAGTTGATCATGATGTTTTGGCTGAAATGGATGTGTTGTATAGGTGCATCAAAGAAGCCTTGAGACTCCACCCTCCTCTGATCATGCTGCTGAGAAGCTCGCACAGTGATTTTAGTGTCACAACACGAGAGGGGAAAGAGTATGACATTCCCAAAGGCCATATAATTGCTACATCACCTGCTTTTGCTAACAGGCTTGGTCACATTTTCAAGGACCCTGACAGGTATGATCCTGACCGATTTTCTGTCGGGAGGGAAGAGGACAAGGTGGCTGGTGCATTCTCATACATTTCGTTTGGAGGGGGTAGACATGGATGCCTTGGGGAGCCATTTGCATATCTTCAGATTAAAGCAATATGGACTCATCTGCTAAGGAATTTTGAACTGGAGTTGGTGTCACCTTTTCCTGAGATAGACTGGAATGCCATGGTTGTGGGAGTTAAGGGAAAAGTGATGGTCCGATATAAGCGGAAGGTGCTTTCAGTTAATCAATAG